In a genomic window of Magnolia sinica isolate HGM2019 chromosome 14, MsV1, whole genome shotgun sequence:
- the LOC131225723 gene encoding putative germin-like protein 2-1 translates to MAAHILVLVLLAFTCSLTDASDPSPLQDFCVAILKPQPPVFINGFVCMDPKMVQADHFFFYGLDMPGNTANNVGSNVTAVNVNQIPGLNTLGVSLARIDYAPYGLNPPHTHPRASEILTVTEGTLYVGFVTSNPDNRLITKILYKGDVFVFPEGLIHFQFNMDKTNAVSISALSSQNPGLIIIANNVFGSNPPISDDILAKAFQVDKKVIDLILAQF, encoded by the exons ATGGCTGCTCACATCCTTGTACTTGTCCTTCTTGCATTTACTTGTTCTCTTACAGATGCCTCTGACCCCAGTCCTCTACAGGACTTCTGTGTTGCCATACTAAAACCACAACCACCAG TGTTCATCAATGGGTTTGTGTGCATGGATCCAAAGATGGTGCAAGCAGATCATTTCTTCTTCTATGGGCTAGACATGCCCGGCAACACTGCAAATAACGTTGGCTCCAATGTGACAGCAGTCAACGTTAATCAGATACCTGGACTCAACACTCTCGGTGTATCCCTTGCTCGCATCGACTACGCACCCTACGGTCTCAACCCTCCTCACACGCATCCACGGGCCTCAGAAATCTTGACTGTTACAGAGGGCACGCTCTATGTAGGGTTCGTCACCTCCAACCCTGACAATCGCCTGATAACAAAAATCCTATACAAGGGTGATGTGTTTGTCTTCCCAGAAGGCCTCATCCACTTCCAGTTCAACATGGACAAAACCAATGCAGTTTCCATCAGTGCTCTAAGCAGCCAAAACCCTGGTCTCATCATCATAGCTAATAACGTTTTCGGTTCAAACCCGCCCATCTCTGATGATATTCTTGCAAAGGCCTTCCAAGTGGACAAGAAAGTGATTGATTTAATCCTGGCACAGTTCTAG